From Pempheris klunzingeri isolate RE-2024b chromosome 16, fPemKlu1.hap1, whole genome shotgun sequence, a single genomic window includes:
- the nxph1 gene encoding neurexophilin-1 — MQVTCWCAVFLLTPALCLITSAHASKSDIVKTGSPKSTLKHIWTESSKDMSISRLLSQTLHGKENSTALDLRYDTPEPYSEQDLWDWLRNSTDLQDSRPRAKRRPMVKTGKFKKMFGWGDFHSNIKTVKLNLLITGKIVDHGNGTFSVYFRHNSTGQGNVSVSLVPPTKIVEFDVAAQQSVIDAKDSKSFNCRIEYEKVEKGAKNTLCNFDPSKTCYQEQTQSHVSWLCSKPFKVICIFISFYSTDYKLVQKVCPDYNYHSDTPYFPSG; from the coding sequence atTACAAGTGCCCATGCCTCTAAGTCGGATATTGTCAAGACAGGAAGCCCCAAATCCACACTTAAGCATATATGGACAGAAAGCAGTAAAGATATGTCCATCAGTAGGCTGCTGTCACAGACTCTACATGGTAAGGAGAACAGCACAGCTTTGGACCTTCGCTATGACACTCCAGAGCCCTACTCTGAGCAGGACCTGTGGGACTGGCTGAGGAACTCCACAGACTTGCAGGACTCGCGGCCGCGGGCGAAACGGCGGCCAATGGTCAAGACGGGGAAGTTCAAGAAGATGTTTGGCTGGGGGGACTTCCACTCTAACATCAAGACAGTCAAACTCAACCTGCTGATCACAGGTAAGATCGTGGATCACGGCAACGGCACTTTCAGTGTCTACTTCCGCCACAACTCCACAGGCCAGGGCAATGTGTCCGTCAGCTTGGTCCCTCCAACCAAGATCGTGGAGTTTGATGTGGCAGCCCAGCAGTCTGTGATCGATGCCAAGGACTCAAAGTCCTTCAACTGTCGCATAGAATACGAAAAGGTGGAGAAGGGTGCCAAGAACACACTCTGCAACTTTGATCCGTCCAAGACCTGCTACCAGGAGCAGACCCAAAGCCACGTCTCCTGGCTCTGCTCCAAACCTTTCAAAGTCATCTGCATCTTCATTTCCTTCTACAGCACCGACTAcaaactggtgcagaaagtgTGTCCAGACTACAACTACCACAGTGACACTCCCTACTTCCCCTCCGGCTGA